A single window of uncultured Methanospirillum sp. DNA harbors:
- a CDS encoding metalloregulator ArsR/SmtB family transcription factor, with amino-acid sequence MALPESIEESLYQIGGVEGLHQYLPPYDELIRKSKVFTALADSTRLKILYLLSTQPLCVCVIKEVIDIADSKLSYHLKALNSAGLIEKEQNGPFLIYSITPTGRRCIQIWV; translated from the coding sequence ATGGCACTGCCTGAATCTATTGAGGAGTCGTTATATCAGATTGGGGGAGTAGAGGGGCTCCATCAATACCTCCCACCTTACGATGAACTCATCCGGAAATCGAAAGTATTCACAGCACTAGCGGATTCGACGAGACTCAAAATTCTCTATCTGCTGAGTACCCAGCCGCTGTGTGTCTGTGTCATCAAAGAGGTGATCGATATTGCAGATTCGAAGTTGTCATATCATCTCAAAGCCCTAAATTCTGCAGGTCTGATAGAAAAAGAACAGAATGGACCGTTTCTTATCTACTCAATCACCCCGACCGGGAGACGGTGTATTCAGATCTGGGTATGA
- a CDS encoding methyltransferase domain-containing protein: protein MDSFASGFAQVDKTSDAGSFVQYLDLIHSIPFFQECKAQSYQNLALSPGDSVLEIGCGNGIDLQKLAECVGTSGTAVGIDISSTMLNAARKNTEALGCSPGFLLCDGLHLAFPDATFHAVRSDRVIQHTCDPFVALKEIVRVTRSSGTVVIFEPDWGTYTLWPGEREICRKVMNFWCDNIPSGQVGRVLYAAFTDAGLESIDVNSYTLTLTDLALARRIFDLDTTFSLAVKKGIVNQSEIERWENQLSNADSKGQFFSSLTFFLVTGKKL, encoded by the coding sequence ATGGATTCATTTGCTTCAGGGTTTGCACAGGTTGACAAGACCAGTGATGCAGGCTCATTTGTTCAATATCTTGATCTTATTCATTCTATTCCATTTTTCCAGGAGTGTAAGGCCCAGAGTTACCAGAACCTTGCCCTCTCTCCCGGTGATTCGGTACTTGAGATCGGATGCGGTAACGGAATAGATCTCCAGAAACTCGCTGAATGTGTTGGCACTTCAGGTACCGCAGTTGGCATCGATATCAGTTCAACCATGCTCAATGCAGCACGGAAAAATACAGAGGCTCTTGGCTGTTCTCCAGGGTTTCTTCTCTGTGACGGTCTTCACCTCGCATTTCCAGATGCCACATTTCATGCGGTCCGGTCAGACCGGGTTATCCAGCATACATGCGATCCCTTTGTCGCTCTTAAGGAGATAGTCCGGGTAACCAGATCTTCAGGAACTGTTGTTATCTTTGAGCCTGACTGGGGAACCTATACACTCTGGCCTGGAGAGCGTGAGATCTGCAGAAAAGTGATGAACTTCTGGTGTGATAATATTCCATCCGGCCAGGTCGGACGGGTATTATATGCGGCATTTACAGACGCCGGCCTGGAGAGTATTGATGTTAACTCATACACCCTTACCTTAACAGATCTTGCTCTGGCAAGGAGGATATTTGATCTTGACACCACGTTCTCTCTGGCTGTAAAAAAGGGAATCGTGAACCAGTCTGAAATAGAGCGATGGGAGAATCAACTCTCCAATGCTGACTCCAAGGGTCAGTTCTTCAGTTCCCTGACCTTTTTCCTGGTTACCGGGAAAAAACTGTGA
- a CDS encoding putative zinc-binding protein, translated as MSEQSGPIILATCSGVCNVGQLTTQAAMQLLRRSPGMYRWVKVVKGKMNRPISPDERVWAIVGCSDRCACKELEKVGIAYEKTVIATDLGVVRDVRAEVRFDEIDRFADMISPRTCPE; from the coding sequence ATGAGTGAACAATCAGGCCCGATCATTCTTGCAACCTGTTCTGGTGTGTGTAATGTCGGGCAATTAACAACACAGGCTGCCATGCAACTCCTCCGGAGATCTCCGGGAATGTATCGCTGGGTAAAGGTCGTAAAAGGAAAGATGAACCGGCCGATATCACCAGATGAGAGAGTATGGGCTATTGTCGGATGCAGCGATCGATGTGCGTGTAAAGAACTCGAAAAAGTAGGTATCGCATATGAAAAGACCGTGATTGCTACTGATCTTGGAGTTGTCCGTGATGTCAGGGCAGAGGTCAGGTTTGATGAGATAGACAGGTTTGCGGATATGATATCTCCTCGCACATGCCCAGAATGA
- a CDS encoding permease: MWSRLSGRSSLLRRPGRLAERKGSTFIGHILAALLGIITPFCSCSAVPLFIGFVEAGIPLGVTFTYLIAAPMVNEVALVMLYGLFGWQIAATYIISGEVIAIVAGLVIGRLKLERFVEEYVYQIKVKGSRVASYSPTYPERARETLSDTALIIKKIWLFVVIGIGIGALMHGWIPADALAEYAGRDNPFAVIIAVIIGIPLYSNAAGVIPLVSELTRAGVAMGTALAFMMAVTALSIPEMILLRKVLKPRLLAVFIGVVGTGIVCTGYLFNWLMG, encoded by the coding sequence ATGTGGTCACGTTTATCAGGTCGTTCTTCTCTCCTGAGAAGACCCGGGCGGCTTGCAGAGCGGAAGGGTTCTACCTTCATAGGCCATATCCTGGCCGCTCTGCTTGGAATCATCACCCCATTCTGCTCGTGCTCTGCTGTGCCCCTCTTTATCGGATTTGTAGAAGCAGGTATCCCACTCGGAGTCACGTTCACGTATCTGATTGCTGCTCCAATGGTGAATGAGGTCGCCCTGGTGATGCTGTATGGGTTATTTGGATGGCAGATTGCTGCTACATACATCATTTCCGGTGAGGTGATCGCGATCGTTGCAGGTCTTGTTATCGGAAGGCTGAAACTCGAACGGTTTGTTGAGGAGTATGTCTACCAGATCAAGGTAAAAGGGAGCCGGGTCGCATCATACAGCCCTACGTACCCGGAGCGGGCCAGAGAGACATTGTCAGATACTGCTCTGATCATCAAAAAGATCTGGCTCTTTGTGGTGATTGGTATTGGTATCGGGGCACTGATGCATGGATGGATCCCTGCCGATGCTCTTGCCGAGTATGCAGGAAGAGATAACCCGTTCGCAGTTATTATTGCGGTTATCATTGGTATTCCGCTATACAGTAACGCTGCAGGTGTCATACCACTGGTATCAGAACTTACCCGTGCTGGAGTTGCAATGGGGACTGCTCTTGCATTCATGATGGCAGTAACCGCCCTCTCAATTCCGGAGATGATTCTCCTCAGAAAGGTGCTTAAACCCAGGCTTCTGGCGGTTTTTATTGGAGTCGTCGGAACAGGAATTGTCTGTACCGGGTATCTGTTCAACTGGCTGATGGGATGA
- a CDS encoding thioredoxin family protein, giving the protein MKIEILGSGYAKCSCLYDNTVEAVKKAGVQAEIVKVDDLGEIVGRGVLMTPSLFIDGKERVSGRVPTVNEIIGILGGA; this is encoded by the coding sequence ATGAAGATTGAAATTTTGGGATCAGGTTATGCAAAGTGCTCATGTCTCTATGACAACACGGTTGAGGCTGTGAAGAAGGCAGGAGTTCAGGCTGAAATTGTGAAAGTTGATGATTTAGGTGAAATTGTTGGAAGAGGAGTATTAATGACGCCGTCTTTGTTTATCGATGGAAAAGAACGCGTATCAGGGAGGGTTCCGACTGTGAATGAGATCATAGGGATCCTCGGTGGTGCATAA
- a CDS encoding putative zinc-binding protein, which produces MAEQPLCSCAGGDASRIIFPCGGQANTGQISNQVAIQLEEEGYGKFSCTTLLISSEDLVKKAASMDAVIAIDGCDKACARKIAEKVGVPVYQHLLIPNLGVEKKTGDRSFTQEEVESIVSAAWKGEGILSASQKGSTCSFQGCRCTRE; this is translated from the coding sequence ATGGCTGAGCAGCCGTTGTGCAGTTGTGCCGGAGGAGATGCCAGCCGTATCATCTTTCCATGTGGTGGCCAGGCTAATACTGGTCAGATATCAAATCAGGTTGCAATTCAGCTTGAAGAAGAAGGATATGGAAAGTTTTCGTGCACAACACTTCTCATCTCCTCAGAGGATCTGGTGAAGAAGGCTGCATCAATGGACGCGGTTATTGCCATCGACGGATGTGACAAAGCCTGCGCCAGGAAGATAGCGGAAAAGGTTGGTGTGCCGGTCTATCAGCATCTTCTGATCCCTAACCTCGGGGTAGAGAAGAAGACGGGAGATCGGTCTTTTACACAGGAAGAGGTTGAGTCGATCGTATCAGCGGCCTGGAAAGGAGAAGGGATCCTTTCTGCCTCTCAAAAAGGAAGTACCTGCTCATTTCAGGGCTGCCGGTGTACCAGAGAGTGA
- a CDS encoding cation:proton antiporter — protein sequence MEELFISPEFQMSLLLFVALAGYLIASRINQSAVIGLIFVGILVGPSALGWIQYTDFVSSLAHLGAVILLFVIGLEFKLHEIMQIRNGIIALVGVIIPWIGGYGISVLFGYSGTSAIFIGTALTATSIAITANVLQELDQLQTNAAKAIIGAAVIDDILSLLALAISNEAASGSVSGTSIALMAIKAVAFVIIGAAAGVLIISRFIEYVDETSFAGKYPEFTFIFAMMMAFVYGILAELVGLSAIVGAFIAGVSFNEIKLKQGHDLKEGAGYLQIIFASIFFVSLGIMVDLKAVTSEIIIFLVVLTIIAVVTKVIGCGIPAYLCGMNLKDSLVVGFGMAPRGEVAMIVALIGLQEGVIDQGVYVTIIIMSLLTTMLTPLIYRNCFFRECKGEADIS from the coding sequence ATGGAAGAGTTATTTATTTCACCCGAATTTCAGATGAGCCTGCTCCTGTTTGTTGCCCTGGCCGGATATCTTATTGCATCACGAATTAATCAGTCTGCAGTTATTGGACTGATATTTGTCGGGATTCTGGTTGGTCCGAGTGCACTTGGATGGATTCAGTATACCGATTTTGTGAGCAGTCTTGCTCATCTGGGAGCAGTGATCCTGCTCTTTGTGATAGGATTGGAATTTAAACTGCACGAGATTATGCAGATCCGAAATGGGATAATTGCCCTTGTTGGTGTTATTATTCCCTGGATCGGAGGATATGGTATTTCAGTTCTCTTCGGATACTCCGGAACCAGTGCAATCTTTATCGGAACAGCACTCACCGCGACGAGTATTGCTATTACTGCAAATGTGCTTCAGGAACTTGACCAACTCCAGACAAATGCAGCAAAAGCGATCATTGGGGCAGCAGTTATCGATGATATTCTGAGCCTGCTTGCACTTGCGATAAGTAACGAAGCTGCAAGTGGATCTGTATCCGGAACATCAATCGCACTTATGGCCATCAAAGCGGTGGCATTTGTTATTATTGGAGCTGCAGCAGGGGTTCTGATCATCTCCCGATTTATTGAATATGTGGATGAAACCTCCTTTGCCGGAAAATACCCCGAGTTCACCTTCATATTTGCTATGATGATGGCATTTGTGTATGGAATACTCGCTGAATTGGTAGGGCTATCAGCAATTGTCGGTGCGTTTATCGCCGGTGTTTCATTTAATGAGATAAAACTGAAACAGGGTCATGATCTAAAAGAAGGAGCAGGGTACCTGCAGATCATTTTTGCCTCAATCTTCTTTGTGTCTCTCGGAATTATGGTTGACCTAAAGGCGGTGACTTCTGAGATTATCATATTCCTTGTTGTTTTGACCATAATTGCAGTGGTGACCAAAGTTATTGGGTGTGGAATTCCAGCCTACTTATGTGGAATGAATCTGAAAGACTCACTTGTGGTCGGATTTGGCATGGCTCCACGGGGGGAGGTGGCTATGATTGTTGCATTAATCGGCCTGCAGGAAGGGGTCATTGATCAGGGGGTGTATGTCACTATCATCATCATGAGTCTGCTTACCACCATGCTGACTCCGTTAATCTACCGGAACTGTTTCTTTAGAGAATGTAAGGGAGAGGCAGATATCTCATAA
- a CDS encoding KamA family radical SAM protein, giving the protein MSTRYFNSIHESPLSEILDPDQVSKLESVERVYPFRSNEYYLSLIDHKNPCDPIKRIILPDPQELTKTGTLDPSGEEGYTPIPGVQHKYPQTALLLVSNTCAGICRFCFRKRLFTGENPPPTCDINKTIDYLQAQPDLTDVLLSGGDPLMLDASKLDTILSRVRELPSKPIIRIGTKVPAYDPHRITDTSDICDVLAKHATPEEKIYLISHFNHPHEVTDSSKSAISALKKTGAELTNQTPILEGVNNNPEVMASLFKNLSKLGVPPYYVFQCRPTSGNHHLTVPIEQAMHVIHEAQACCSGLAKRARYIMSHKSGKIEIVGKTSKHIFMKYHQAASLSDLNSMLVFKPNPRARWLEDYQHRLTDMVPKMTWLF; this is encoded by the coding sequence ATGTCAACCAGGTACTTTAATTCAATACATGAGTCTCCCCTGAGTGAGATTCTTGATCCTGACCAGGTATCAAAATTAGAATCTGTTGAACGAGTGTATCCGTTCAGGTCCAATGAGTATTATCTCTCTTTGATCGACCACAAAAATCCGTGTGATCCGATCAAACGAATCATCCTTCCGGATCCGCAGGAACTCACAAAAACGGGGACACTTGATCCATCAGGCGAGGAGGGGTATACCCCGATTCCCGGCGTTCAGCATAAATATCCCCAGACAGCCCTGCTTCTGGTAAGTAATACCTGTGCAGGTATCTGCAGGTTTTGTTTCCGGAAGCGGTTATTCACCGGGGAAAATCCTCCTCCAACCTGCGATATAAATAAGACCATCGATTACCTGCAGGCGCAACCTGATCTGACTGATGTTCTCCTCTCTGGAGGGGATCCCCTGATGCTTGATGCATCAAAACTTGATACTATTCTGAGCAGAGTCCGGGAGTTACCCTCAAAACCCATCATCAGAATCGGCACCAAGGTCCCTGCGTATGATCCACACCGGATAACTGATACTTCAGATATCTGTGATGTACTTGCTAAACATGCAACACCGGAAGAGAAGATCTATCTTATCAGCCATTTTAATCATCCACATGAGGTGACAGATAGTTCGAAATCTGCTATCTCTGCCCTGAAAAAAACCGGTGCAGAACTTACTAATCAGACTCCAATTCTTGAGGGGGTTAATAATAATCCTGAAGTTATGGCATCGCTCTTCAAAAATCTTTCCAAACTCGGAGTCCCCCCATATTACGTCTTTCAATGTCGGCCCACTTCCGGAAACCATCACCTTACTGTCCCAATTGAGCAGGCCATGCACGTTATTCATGAAGCACAGGCGTGTTGTTCCGGTCTTGCAAAACGTGCACGGTACATTATGTCTCACAAATCAGGAAAAATTGAGATCGTTGGAAAAACTAGCAAACATATTTTCATGAAGTATCACCAGGCTGCCTCCCTGTCAGATCTGAACAGTATGCTTGTATTCAAACCTAACCCACGAGCCAGATGGCTTGAAGATTATCAGCATAGACTTACTGATATGGTTCCAAAGATGACCTGGCTCTTTTAA
- a CDS encoding PAS domain S-box protein, producing MARTPVEGIQNDIRDLLRTYSKGLSIEEISTNLSISRTTTAKYLNAMEQTGQIESRPYGPAKVYTLAERVPINNLLSLLPHPILMLDDSFVVKLVNESFLEFFQLSAEDLIGRDIRYSPLGEYVSEARLDLLNQAMNGEPQFLEEDITRPDAVTHFYIRIIPTLFEQGSRGIIIILEDITELKNTLTNMEELVKERTTELEKVNKKLGEENTRYKRVREELELSKHQYEQLVENSTDLILKFSSVGELIFSNSLAAKVLGIDSPEKKYFLKGVCIPDTPDMQDFADSLIDSLLTTPNLIKKREIEYSVESQPIWISWTFKVIAPHERSSPEILCIGTDTTDRVQSERKLKESEHGLSEVINHLPDPTFVIDTDRRVILWNKAMEEMTGVRSEHVIGKERSLFTPSIFGYSRPILADFVFDPDNIEIKSYFQNMTKEDGVLTAETKGIGKDGKEVVFWVKASPLMDVEGNTIGAIQSMRDITSIRTLENALIKSEELVRNILNASKDLIVVLSAERQYIFVNKAYEMFFNCDGKELKGNHISENPLPGDQEFWRVTLDSVMRTRLGNRVELSFSYQSRDIWLDCYLIPFFRESSGEMQILLDFRDITRLKGKETTLWDDEITLQEIGRQVSRIIPQITKNSIIQVPFIAIILIALYGNFL from the coding sequence ATGGCACGAACCCCTGTAGAGGGAATTCAAAACGATATTCGGGATCTGCTTCGGACCTACTCAAAGGGATTAAGTATAGAAGAGATCTCTACCAATCTCTCCATTAGCAGAACAACTACTGCAAAATATCTGAATGCTATGGAGCAGACTGGACAGATAGAGTCTCGGCCATACGGTCCAGCTAAAGTATATACCCTGGCAGAACGTGTCCCGATCAACAACCTTCTCTCCCTGCTTCCCCATCCGATCCTGATGCTTGATGATTCTTTTGTGGTCAAGCTGGTAAATGAATCATTCCTGGAGTTCTTCCAGTTGTCTGCAGAGGATCTAATCGGTAGAGATATCAGGTATAGTCCTCTCGGTGAATATGTGAGTGAAGCCCGGCTTGATCTCCTCAATCAGGCGATGAACGGTGAGCCTCAATTTTTAGAAGAAGACATTACCCGTCCTGATGCAGTTACCCATTTCTACATCAGAATAATCCCCACCCTCTTTGAGCAGGGATCGAGAGGAATAATTATCATTCTCGAAGATATTACTGAACTCAAGAATACCCTGACAAACATGGAGGAACTTGTCAAGGAGCGTACAACCGAACTTGAGAAAGTCAATAAAAAACTTGGTGAAGAGAATACCAGATACAAAAGGGTCAGAGAAGAACTTGAACTAAGTAAGCATCAGTATGAACAACTGGTGGAAAACTCAACCGATCTAATCCTCAAATTTTCATCTGTAGGTGAATTGATCTTCAGTAACTCCCTCGCTGCAAAAGTCCTTGGAATAGATTCTCCGGAGAAAAAATATTTTCTGAAAGGTGTATGCATACCAGATACCCCTGACATGCAGGATTTTGCAGATTCTCTGATTGATTCGCTTCTCACAACGCCGAACCTGATAAAGAAGAGAGAGATCGAGTACTCTGTTGAGAGCCAGCCCATCTGGATATCCTGGACATTTAAGGTGATTGCACCTCATGAACGCTCATCTCCAGAGATACTATGCATCGGTACTGATACTACCGATAGGGTCCAGTCAGAGCGAAAGCTGAAAGAGTCAGAACATGGCCTTTCTGAAGTGATCAATCACCTTCCTGATCCCACCTTTGTGATCGACACTGATCGTCGGGTCATCTTATGGAATAAAGCGATGGAAGAGATGACAGGAGTCAGATCAGAGCATGTTATCGGAAAAGAACGATCACTCTTCACACCCTCAATCTTTGGTTACAGCCGTCCAATCCTTGCAGATTTTGTCTTTGATCCCGATAATATCGAGATAAAAAGTTATTTTCAAAATATGACAAAGGAAGACGGAGTTCTGACCGCTGAGACAAAAGGAATAGGTAAAGACGGAAAAGAGGTAGTCTTTTGGGTCAAGGCTTCACCCTTAATGGATGTTGAAGGTAATACCATCGGGGCAATTCAGTCGATGCGTGATATCACCTCTATCCGTACCCTTGAAAATGCATTAATCAAAAGTGAAGAACTGGTCAGAAATATTCTGAATGCTTCAAAAGACCTGATTGTTGTCCTCAGTGCTGAAAGGCAGTATATCTTTGTAAACAAAGCATACGAGATGTTCTTCAACTGTGACGGTAAAGAACTCAAAGGGAACCATATATCAGAAAATCCTCTGCCGGGAGATCAGGAGTTCTGGAGAGTGACCCTTGATTCAGTTATGAGAACCCGCCTTGGTAATCGTGTAGAGTTATCCTTTTCATATCAGTCCCGTGATATCTGGCTTGATTGCTATCTGATTCCATTCTTCAGGGAGTCTTCAGGTGAGATGCAGATACTCCTTGATTTCAGAGATATAACCAGATTAAAAGGTAAGGAAACAACCCTCTGGGATGATGAGATCACACTTCAGGAGATAGGAAGGCAGGTCTCACGGATCATTCCCCAGATTACAAAGAATTCAATAATTCAAGTTCCCTTTATTGCGATAATACTGATTGCACTGTATGGGAATTTCCTCTAA
- a CDS encoding chloride channel protein, protein MFSIPSFVAPTKRILLIAVVVGIIAGIGSLLFFEGLKWGTAFFMGYLQHYAYPQEGQTIAEISQWSGPQSLTLLIPILCFGSLLTGILVTRFAPEAEGHGTDAAIKAFHGEGKIRRRIPLLKALTAILTISTGGSAGREGPSAQISAGFGSMVAELLNLTPSERRIALTTGIGAGIGTIFKAPLGGAILAAEVLYTRDFESEAIVPAFLASIIGYSIFGLFEGYSPIFILTSQWWTVSQIPMFILLGILCAGFGHLYIFTFYGARDTFSDFFKRHNLPAFLKPVSGAILLGLIVIILAKISPDGEMLGLASMGSSYGYTQLMFYSMVPLSVLILLPFMKIIATSLTLGSGGSGGVFAPGLTIGAAIGGALGTILHLVNPVYVPIESVPVFVVVGMISLFGAVANAPIAVLIMVVEMVGSITILVPAMAAVAVSNLLTGENTIFRQQVQTKAQSGAHRGEFDRETLEGIAVKDAMSPASKVITLSPDDSVCLVRKYMAETDHTGYPVLEDSRLVGIITNHDLRNSLISEELSQMIRDVMTTHLHVVTPESTLEDALVAMVTYSINHLPVVEYESSDHLVGFLTRTDILKTYSRSSHSCNILPVVDQNVSS, encoded by the coding sequence ATGTTCTCAATCCCGTCATTTGTCGCACCAACAAAACGGATCTTACTCATTGCAGTCGTTGTGGGAATCATTGCAGGAATAGGTTCACTCCTCTTTTTTGAGGGTCTGAAATGGGGAACTGCATTTTTCATGGGATATCTGCAGCACTATGCATACCCCCAGGAAGGTCAGACTATAGCTGAGATTAGTCAGTGGTCTGGTCCACAATCTCTCACCCTGTTGATCCCGATTCTCTGTTTTGGAAGTCTTCTGACCGGAATCCTGGTAACCAGGTTTGCACCTGAAGCAGAAGGACATGGAACCGATGCTGCAATCAAGGCTTTCCATGGCGAAGGAAAAATCCGCAGGAGGATTCCACTTTTAAAAGCACTCACAGCAATTCTCACCATCTCTACAGGAGGAAGTGCAGGAAGAGAAGGGCCATCAGCACAGATATCAGCAGGATTTGGATCAATGGTAGCTGAACTCCTCAATCTCACCCCGAGTGAGCGACGAATTGCACTCACAACCGGCATAGGGGCTGGCATCGGGACAATATTCAAGGCTCCCCTGGGAGGAGCCATACTTGCTGCCGAAGTACTCTATACCCGGGATTTTGAATCTGAAGCGATTGTTCCTGCATTTCTGGCTTCTATCATTGGGTACTCCATTTTCGGGTTATTCGAAGGATACTCCCCAATATTTATTCTGACATCCCAGTGGTGGACCGTCTCACAGATTCCCATGTTTATCCTGCTCGGCATTCTGTGTGCAGGGTTTGGGCACCTGTACATCTTCACGTTCTATGGAGCTCGTGATACATTCTCTGATTTTTTTAAACGCCATAATCTCCCTGCGTTTTTAAAACCAGTATCCGGTGCTATCCTTCTGGGATTGATCGTAATAATTCTTGCAAAAATCTCTCCTGATGGGGAGATGCTTGGGCTTGCAAGCATGGGGTCGAGTTATGGATATACGCAACTCATGTTTTACTCCATGGTTCCACTTAGTGTCCTGATTCTTCTTCCTTTTATGAAAATTATCGCCACATCACTGACGCTTGGATCCGGGGGAAGTGGAGGAGTATTTGCCCCGGGACTGACAATCGGAGCAGCAATTGGGGGAGCACTTGGCACAATCCTGCATCTTGTAAATCCGGTTTATGTGCCGATTGAATCAGTTCCGGTGTTTGTAGTCGTTGGGATGATCTCTCTCTTCGGAGCAGTTGCAAATGCCCCGATTGCTGTGCTGATCATGGTTGTTGAGATGGTAGGGAGCATCACGATACTCGTCCCGGCCATGGCTGCTGTCGCAGTCTCAAATCTCCTGACCGGAGAAAACACCATCTTCAGGCAACAGGTTCAGACAAAAGCACAATCCGGAGCTCATCGTGGAGAATTTGATCGTGAAACTCTCGAAGGGATTGCAGTGAAAGATGCTATGTCTCCTGCATCAAAAGTGATTACTCTCTCTCCTGATGACTCTGTCTGTCTGGTCAGGAAATATATGGCCGAGACTGATCATACCGGGTATCCGGTGTTGGAAGATTCGCGACTCGTTGGAATAATTACGAATCATGATTTGAGAAATTCACTGATTAGTGAGGAGTTATCACAGATGATCAGGGATGTAATGACCACTCATCTTCACGTGGTTACTCCGGAGAGTACACTTGAGGATGCTCTTGTTGCAATGGTAACCTACTCTATCAATCATCTCCCTGTGGTGGAATATGAATCATCAGATCATCTTGTTGGTTTTCTTACCAGGACCGACATTCTAAAAACCTACTCCCGATCCAGCCACAGTTGTAATATCCTGCCAGTGGTGGACCAGAATGTATCATCCTGA